The following are encoded together in the Osmia lignaria lignaria isolate PbOS001 chromosome 6, iyOsmLign1, whole genome shotgun sequence genome:
- the LOC117607726 gene encoding polycomb protein Sfmbt isoform X2 has protein sequence MFPSGKGMDICMNSVYASIPGLPELGMVWMGDMMVHGEPTHELMLDPRQAESPFFSHGSNPYEDIRNHQIAPTTMVRYLPPQFSNECSEPDEAMEAVDAQEIQQEYDSQSERQEMAEYLTLEDYMGDEEREQVVNNAATQTTQDNRNRKIKPIKHPGLVLKTPIAYQPHTDLNFIPIRKDGIAVCEKCGAIGVKHAFYTKERRFCSRACARSSEHTAPTADSTYSPSHSVETPVSVNPSSPSESKLIKNTVVKEEADVKETIELEKEKEKVISEPVMPEDLPVRRKRTADMAGSYDWTPQLVEPGFCAAPVSCFKHAPISEIWDNITVGMKVEVENTDCDEVCEAFPDSFWVATVLRISGYRALLRYEGFGLNADKDFWVSLCSNDIHPVGWCATIGKPLIPPNTIANKYKDWKDFLMRRLTGARTLPTNFYNKVNDSMKSRFRCGLHLEVVDKNRISQVKVATIQKIVGKRLHVRYYDSPPEDNGFWCHEDSPLIHPVGWAKRVGQTLDAYPEYLERVSKSKLCEDDATEDLFYVPKNHHLHLGYTFREGMKIEAIDPLNLSAICAATVMQVLKEDYIMIRIDSYDEDASGADWFCYHSCSPCIFPIGFCSQHGLPLTPPKGYDPTTFTWDAYLTETNTVPAPVQLFNREIPQHGFIEGMRLEAADLMDPRLVCVATITRVIGRLLRVHFDGWEDEYDQWLDCQSPDIYPVGWCDLVDHKLEGPRVLNKNTSPTVKSPRGLKRKAKRKLKKSSKVSCAKNILPRHSERISMAREREREVEPAQGIKIERERDLESLPEQRNREPEPAEEPAGPDQTLPSPTTGQGQALNDTQSEIQNPPPPKERTATTYVNVTSATNKYIPRLADGVQKSSESGDLVPSEWNVFDVAQFLRVNDCATYCDNFSRRKIDGKTLLTLTKDQIIDLTGFKVGPSLKIYDLIQQLKIKVNPAQERLKLGLKKLL, from the exons atgtttcctAGTGGAAAAG GAATGGATATTTGTATGAATTCAGTGTATGCTTCCATCCCTGGATTACCGGAATTAGGGATGGTATGGATGGGAGATATGATGGTACATGGAGAACCTACACATGAACTTATGTTGGATCCTCGTCAAGCAGAAAGTCCATTCTTCTCTCATGGTTCAAATCCATACGAAGACATTAGAAATCATCAAATTGCACCTACTACTATGGTACGGTATTTACCACCTCAGTTTTCTAATGAATGTTCTGAACCTGATGAAGCTATGGAAGCTGTTGATGCCCAGGAAATACAACAg GAATATGATTCACAGTCTGAAAGACAAGAAATGGCAGAGTATTTAACATTAGAAGATTACATGGGTGATGAAGAACGGGAACAAGTTGTAAACAATGCAGCAACCCAAACTACTCAAGACAATCGTAATAGGAAAATAAAACCTATAAAACATCCTGGGCTTGTTTTAAAAACACCCATTGCATACCAACCTCATACAGACTTAAATTTTATTCCTATTCGTAAAGATGGTATAG CTGTTTGCGAAAAATGTGGTGCTATTGGTGTAAAACATGCATTTTACACGAAAGAACGTAGATTCTGTAGTAGAGCGTGTGCAAGATCTTCGGAACATACCGCTCCTACTGCTGACTCTACGTATAGTCCATCACATTCAGTAGAGACACCTGTATCTGTAAATCCATCTTCTCCAAGTGAatctaaattaataaagaat aCTGTAGTAAAAGAAGAAGCAGATGTAAAGGAAACAattgaattagaaaaagaaaaagaaaaagtgataTCTGAACCAGTGATGCCAGAGGATTTACCTGTAAGAAGGAAAAGAACTGCTGATATGGCAGGTTCTTATGACTGGACCCCACAACTGGTTGAACCTGGTTTTTGTGCTGCCCCAGTGTCTTGCTTTAAACAT GCACCTATATCGGAAATATGGGATAATATAACGGTCGGAATGAAAGTAGAAGTGGAGAATACAGATTGTGATGAAGTATGCGAAGCTTTCCCAGATTCGTTTTGGGTGGCCACTGTATTACGTATATCTGGGTACAGAGCTTTATTAAGGTACGAGGGTTTCGGGCTTAATGCCGATAAAGATTTTTGGGTATCACTGTGCTCGAATGATATACATCCAGTAGGTTGGTGTGCAACCATTGGAAAACCACTCATTCCACCTAATA CAATTGCTAACAAGTACAAAGACTGGAAGGATTTTCTAATGAGACGATTGACAGGAGCAAGAACACTGCCaactaatttttataataaagttaATGATAGTATGAAATCGCGTTTTAGATGTGGACTTCATTTGGAAGTAGTAGATAAAAATAGAATCTCGCAGGTAAAGGTAGCAACAATACAAAAGATTGTCGGTAAACGTTTACATGTAAGATACTATGACTCACCACCTGAAGACAATGGCTTTTGGTGCCACGAAGATTCTCCTCTTATACACCCTGTTGGCTGGGCGAAAAGAGTAGGACAAACGTTGGATGCATATCCGGAATATTTGGAACGCGTGTCGAAATCAAAATTATGCGAAGACGATGCAACAGAAGATCTTTTTTATGTGCCAAAGAATCATCATTTACATCTTGGATACACATTTCGAGAAGGAATGAAAATAGAAGCCATTGATCCCCTTAATCTCTCTGCCATATGTGCAGCAACGGTTATGCAAGTTTTAAAAGAGGATTATATAATGATTCGTATAGATAGTTACGACGAAGATGCAAGCGGTGCTGATTGGTTTTGTTATCATTCATGTTCTCCTTGTATTTTTCCAATTGGATTCTGTTCGCAACATGGTTTACCGCTTACACCACCAAAGGGATACGATCCAACTACATTTACATGGGACGCGTATTTAACAGAGACAAATACTGTACCCGCTCCGGTGCAATTATTTAATAGG GAAATACCTCAACACGGATTTATCGAAGGAATGAGGCTCGAAGCAGCTGACCTAATGGATCCTAGATTAGTTTGTGTTGCTACTATTACTAGGGTAATTGGAAGGTTATTAAGAGTACACTTTGATGGTTGGGAGGACGAATATGATCAATGGCTAGATTGTCAAAGTCCTGACATTTATCCAGTTGGATGGTGTGATCTTGTTGATCATAAACTAGAAGGGCCCCGTGTACTCAATAAAAACACTAGTCCTACTG taaAATCACCGAGAGGCCTTAAACGTAAAGCTAAgcgaaaattgaagaaaagcaGTAAAGTTTCCTGCGCGAAAAACATTCTACCTCGTCACAGTGAACGTATTAGTATGGCTCGTGAACGTGAACGAGAAGTAGAGCCTGCCCAGGGAATAAAAATCGAGAGAGAACGTGACTTGGAAAGTTTACCGGAACAAAGAAACAGGGAACCAGAGCCAGCAGAAGAACCAGCTGGGCCTGATCAAACTCTGCCTAGTCCTACTACTGGACAGGGTCAAGCATTAAACGATACTCAAAGTGAAATACAAAACCCTCCACCGCCAAAAGAAAGAACTGCAACAACTTATGTTAAT GTAACATCTGCCACTAATAAGTACATCCCAAGGTTAGCAGATGGTGTTCAAAAAAGTTCTGAATCTGGTGATTTAGTGCCATCTGAATGGAATGTGTTTGATGTTGCACAATTTCTTCGTGTTAATGATTGTGCAACGTATTGCGATAATTTTAGTAGACGTAAAATAGATGGAAAAACTTTGTTGACACTCACTAAGGACCAAATAATAGACCTAACAGGTTTTAAAGTTGGTCCTTCTTTAAAAATATATGATCTTATTCAACAATTGAAAATCAAAGTGAATCCAGCTCAGGAAAGGTTGAAATTAGGATTGAAAAAgttattataa
- the LOC117607726 gene encoding polycomb protein Sfmbt isoform X3 — translation MDMQASNVYASIPGLPELGMVWMGDMMVHGEPTHELMLDPRQAESPFFSHGSNPYEDIRNHQIAPTTMVRYLPPQFSNECSEPDEAMEAVDAQEIQQEYDSQSERQEMAEYLTLEDYMGDEEREQVVNNAATQTTQDNRNRKIKPIKHPGLVLKTPIAYQPHTDLNFIPIRKDGIAVCEKCGAIGVKHAFYTKERRFCSRACARSSEHTAPTADSTYSPSHSVETPVSVNPSSPSESKLIKNTVVKEEADVKETIELEKEKEKVISEPVMPEDLPVRRKRTADMAGSYDWTPQLVEPGFCAAPVSCFKHAPISEIWDNITVGMKVEVENTDCDEVCEAFPDSFWVATVLRISGYRALLRYEGFGLNADKDFWVSLCSNDIHPVGWCATIGKPLIPPNTIANKYKDWKDFLMRRLTGARTLPTNFYNKVNDSMKSRFRCGLHLEVVDKNRISQVKVATIQKIVGKRLHVRYYDSPPEDNGFWCHEDSPLIHPVGWAKRVGQTLDAYPEYLERVSKSKLCEDDATEDLFYVPKNHHLHLGYTFREGMKIEAIDPLNLSAICAATVMQVLKEDYIMIRIDSYDEDASGADWFCYHSCSPCIFPIGFCSQHGLPLTPPKGYDPTTFTWDAYLTETNTVPAPVQLFNREIPQHGFIEGMRLEAADLMDPRLVCVATITRVIGRLLRVHFDGWEDEYDQWLDCQSPDIYPVGWCDLVDHKLEGPRVLNKNTSPTVKSPRGLKRKAKRKLKKSSKVSCAKNILPRHSERISMAREREREVEPAQGIKIERERDLESLPEQRNREPEPAEEPAGPDQTLPSPTTGQGQALNDTQSEIQNPPPPKERTATTYVNVTSATNKYIPRLADGVQKSSESGDLVPSEWNVFDVAQFLRVNDCATYCDNFSRRKIDGKTLLTLTKDQIIDLTGFKVGPSLKIYDLIQQLKIKVNPAQERLKLGLKKLL, via the exons ATGGACATGCAAGCTTCTAATG TGTATGCTTCCATCCCTGGATTACCGGAATTAGGGATGGTATGGATGGGAGATATGATGGTACATGGAGAACCTACACATGAACTTATGTTGGATCCTCGTCAAGCAGAAAGTCCATTCTTCTCTCATGGTTCAAATCCATACGAAGACATTAGAAATCATCAAATTGCACCTACTACTATGGTACGGTATTTACCACCTCAGTTTTCTAATGAATGTTCTGAACCTGATGAAGCTATGGAAGCTGTTGATGCCCAGGAAATACAACAg GAATATGATTCACAGTCTGAAAGACAAGAAATGGCAGAGTATTTAACATTAGAAGATTACATGGGTGATGAAGAACGGGAACAAGTTGTAAACAATGCAGCAACCCAAACTACTCAAGACAATCGTAATAGGAAAATAAAACCTATAAAACATCCTGGGCTTGTTTTAAAAACACCCATTGCATACCAACCTCATACAGACTTAAATTTTATTCCTATTCGTAAAGATGGTATAG CTGTTTGCGAAAAATGTGGTGCTATTGGTGTAAAACATGCATTTTACACGAAAGAACGTAGATTCTGTAGTAGAGCGTGTGCAAGATCTTCGGAACATACCGCTCCTACTGCTGACTCTACGTATAGTCCATCACATTCAGTAGAGACACCTGTATCTGTAAATCCATCTTCTCCAAGTGAatctaaattaataaagaat aCTGTAGTAAAAGAAGAAGCAGATGTAAAGGAAACAattgaattagaaaaagaaaaagaaaaagtgataTCTGAACCAGTGATGCCAGAGGATTTACCTGTAAGAAGGAAAAGAACTGCTGATATGGCAGGTTCTTATGACTGGACCCCACAACTGGTTGAACCTGGTTTTTGTGCTGCCCCAGTGTCTTGCTTTAAACAT GCACCTATATCGGAAATATGGGATAATATAACGGTCGGAATGAAAGTAGAAGTGGAGAATACAGATTGTGATGAAGTATGCGAAGCTTTCCCAGATTCGTTTTGGGTGGCCACTGTATTACGTATATCTGGGTACAGAGCTTTATTAAGGTACGAGGGTTTCGGGCTTAATGCCGATAAAGATTTTTGGGTATCACTGTGCTCGAATGATATACATCCAGTAGGTTGGTGTGCAACCATTGGAAAACCACTCATTCCACCTAATA CAATTGCTAACAAGTACAAAGACTGGAAGGATTTTCTAATGAGACGATTGACAGGAGCAAGAACACTGCCaactaatttttataataaagttaATGATAGTATGAAATCGCGTTTTAGATGTGGACTTCATTTGGAAGTAGTAGATAAAAATAGAATCTCGCAGGTAAAGGTAGCAACAATACAAAAGATTGTCGGTAAACGTTTACATGTAAGATACTATGACTCACCACCTGAAGACAATGGCTTTTGGTGCCACGAAGATTCTCCTCTTATACACCCTGTTGGCTGGGCGAAAAGAGTAGGACAAACGTTGGATGCATATCCGGAATATTTGGAACGCGTGTCGAAATCAAAATTATGCGAAGACGATGCAACAGAAGATCTTTTTTATGTGCCAAAGAATCATCATTTACATCTTGGATACACATTTCGAGAAGGAATGAAAATAGAAGCCATTGATCCCCTTAATCTCTCTGCCATATGTGCAGCAACGGTTATGCAAGTTTTAAAAGAGGATTATATAATGATTCGTATAGATAGTTACGACGAAGATGCAAGCGGTGCTGATTGGTTTTGTTATCATTCATGTTCTCCTTGTATTTTTCCAATTGGATTCTGTTCGCAACATGGTTTACCGCTTACACCACCAAAGGGATACGATCCAACTACATTTACATGGGACGCGTATTTAACAGAGACAAATACTGTACCCGCTCCGGTGCAATTATTTAATAGG GAAATACCTCAACACGGATTTATCGAAGGAATGAGGCTCGAAGCAGCTGACCTAATGGATCCTAGATTAGTTTGTGTTGCTACTATTACTAGGGTAATTGGAAGGTTATTAAGAGTACACTTTGATGGTTGGGAGGACGAATATGATCAATGGCTAGATTGTCAAAGTCCTGACATTTATCCAGTTGGATGGTGTGATCTTGTTGATCATAAACTAGAAGGGCCCCGTGTACTCAATAAAAACACTAGTCCTACTG taaAATCACCGAGAGGCCTTAAACGTAAAGCTAAgcgaaaattgaagaaaagcaGTAAAGTTTCCTGCGCGAAAAACATTCTACCTCGTCACAGTGAACGTATTAGTATGGCTCGTGAACGTGAACGAGAAGTAGAGCCTGCCCAGGGAATAAAAATCGAGAGAGAACGTGACTTGGAAAGTTTACCGGAACAAAGAAACAGGGAACCAGAGCCAGCAGAAGAACCAGCTGGGCCTGATCAAACTCTGCCTAGTCCTACTACTGGACAGGGTCAAGCATTAAACGATACTCAAAGTGAAATACAAAACCCTCCACCGCCAAAAGAAAGAACTGCAACAACTTATGTTAAT GTAACATCTGCCACTAATAAGTACATCCCAAGGTTAGCAGATGGTGTTCAAAAAAGTTCTGAATCTGGTGATTTAGTGCCATCTGAATGGAATGTGTTTGATGTTGCACAATTTCTTCGTGTTAATGATTGTGCAACGTATTGCGATAATTTTAGTAGACGTAAAATAGATGGAAAAACTTTGTTGACACTCACTAAGGACCAAATAATAGACCTAACAGGTTTTAAAGTTGGTCCTTCTTTAAAAATATATGATCTTATTCAACAATTGAAAATCAAAGTGAATCCAGCTCAGGAAAGGTTGAAATTAGGATTGAAAAAgttattataa
- the LOC117607726 gene encoding polycomb protein Sfmbt isoform X1: protein MDMQASNGMDICMNSVYASIPGLPELGMVWMGDMMVHGEPTHELMLDPRQAESPFFSHGSNPYEDIRNHQIAPTTMVRYLPPQFSNECSEPDEAMEAVDAQEIQQEYDSQSERQEMAEYLTLEDYMGDEEREQVVNNAATQTTQDNRNRKIKPIKHPGLVLKTPIAYQPHTDLNFIPIRKDGIAVCEKCGAIGVKHAFYTKERRFCSRACARSSEHTAPTADSTYSPSHSVETPVSVNPSSPSESKLIKNTVVKEEADVKETIELEKEKEKVISEPVMPEDLPVRRKRTADMAGSYDWTPQLVEPGFCAAPVSCFKHAPISEIWDNITVGMKVEVENTDCDEVCEAFPDSFWVATVLRISGYRALLRYEGFGLNADKDFWVSLCSNDIHPVGWCATIGKPLIPPNTIANKYKDWKDFLMRRLTGARTLPTNFYNKVNDSMKSRFRCGLHLEVVDKNRISQVKVATIQKIVGKRLHVRYYDSPPEDNGFWCHEDSPLIHPVGWAKRVGQTLDAYPEYLERVSKSKLCEDDATEDLFYVPKNHHLHLGYTFREGMKIEAIDPLNLSAICAATVMQVLKEDYIMIRIDSYDEDASGADWFCYHSCSPCIFPIGFCSQHGLPLTPPKGYDPTTFTWDAYLTETNTVPAPVQLFNREIPQHGFIEGMRLEAADLMDPRLVCVATITRVIGRLLRVHFDGWEDEYDQWLDCQSPDIYPVGWCDLVDHKLEGPRVLNKNTSPTVKSPRGLKRKAKRKLKKSSKVSCAKNILPRHSERISMAREREREVEPAQGIKIERERDLESLPEQRNREPEPAEEPAGPDQTLPSPTTGQGQALNDTQSEIQNPPPPKERTATTYVNVTSATNKYIPRLADGVQKSSESGDLVPSEWNVFDVAQFLRVNDCATYCDNFSRRKIDGKTLLTLTKDQIIDLTGFKVGPSLKIYDLIQQLKIKVNPAQERLKLGLKKLL, encoded by the exons ATGGACATGCAAGCTTCTAATG GAATGGATATTTGTATGAATTCAGTGTATGCTTCCATCCCTGGATTACCGGAATTAGGGATGGTATGGATGGGAGATATGATGGTACATGGAGAACCTACACATGAACTTATGTTGGATCCTCGTCAAGCAGAAAGTCCATTCTTCTCTCATGGTTCAAATCCATACGAAGACATTAGAAATCATCAAATTGCACCTACTACTATGGTACGGTATTTACCACCTCAGTTTTCTAATGAATGTTCTGAACCTGATGAAGCTATGGAAGCTGTTGATGCCCAGGAAATACAACAg GAATATGATTCACAGTCTGAAAGACAAGAAATGGCAGAGTATTTAACATTAGAAGATTACATGGGTGATGAAGAACGGGAACAAGTTGTAAACAATGCAGCAACCCAAACTACTCAAGACAATCGTAATAGGAAAATAAAACCTATAAAACATCCTGGGCTTGTTTTAAAAACACCCATTGCATACCAACCTCATACAGACTTAAATTTTATTCCTATTCGTAAAGATGGTATAG CTGTTTGCGAAAAATGTGGTGCTATTGGTGTAAAACATGCATTTTACACGAAAGAACGTAGATTCTGTAGTAGAGCGTGTGCAAGATCTTCGGAACATACCGCTCCTACTGCTGACTCTACGTATAGTCCATCACATTCAGTAGAGACACCTGTATCTGTAAATCCATCTTCTCCAAGTGAatctaaattaataaagaat aCTGTAGTAAAAGAAGAAGCAGATGTAAAGGAAACAattgaattagaaaaagaaaaagaaaaagtgataTCTGAACCAGTGATGCCAGAGGATTTACCTGTAAGAAGGAAAAGAACTGCTGATATGGCAGGTTCTTATGACTGGACCCCACAACTGGTTGAACCTGGTTTTTGTGCTGCCCCAGTGTCTTGCTTTAAACAT GCACCTATATCGGAAATATGGGATAATATAACGGTCGGAATGAAAGTAGAAGTGGAGAATACAGATTGTGATGAAGTATGCGAAGCTTTCCCAGATTCGTTTTGGGTGGCCACTGTATTACGTATATCTGGGTACAGAGCTTTATTAAGGTACGAGGGTTTCGGGCTTAATGCCGATAAAGATTTTTGGGTATCACTGTGCTCGAATGATATACATCCAGTAGGTTGGTGTGCAACCATTGGAAAACCACTCATTCCACCTAATA CAATTGCTAACAAGTACAAAGACTGGAAGGATTTTCTAATGAGACGATTGACAGGAGCAAGAACACTGCCaactaatttttataataaagttaATGATAGTATGAAATCGCGTTTTAGATGTGGACTTCATTTGGAAGTAGTAGATAAAAATAGAATCTCGCAGGTAAAGGTAGCAACAATACAAAAGATTGTCGGTAAACGTTTACATGTAAGATACTATGACTCACCACCTGAAGACAATGGCTTTTGGTGCCACGAAGATTCTCCTCTTATACACCCTGTTGGCTGGGCGAAAAGAGTAGGACAAACGTTGGATGCATATCCGGAATATTTGGAACGCGTGTCGAAATCAAAATTATGCGAAGACGATGCAACAGAAGATCTTTTTTATGTGCCAAAGAATCATCATTTACATCTTGGATACACATTTCGAGAAGGAATGAAAATAGAAGCCATTGATCCCCTTAATCTCTCTGCCATATGTGCAGCAACGGTTATGCAAGTTTTAAAAGAGGATTATATAATGATTCGTATAGATAGTTACGACGAAGATGCAAGCGGTGCTGATTGGTTTTGTTATCATTCATGTTCTCCTTGTATTTTTCCAATTGGATTCTGTTCGCAACATGGTTTACCGCTTACACCACCAAAGGGATACGATCCAACTACATTTACATGGGACGCGTATTTAACAGAGACAAATACTGTACCCGCTCCGGTGCAATTATTTAATAGG GAAATACCTCAACACGGATTTATCGAAGGAATGAGGCTCGAAGCAGCTGACCTAATGGATCCTAGATTAGTTTGTGTTGCTACTATTACTAGGGTAATTGGAAGGTTATTAAGAGTACACTTTGATGGTTGGGAGGACGAATATGATCAATGGCTAGATTGTCAAAGTCCTGACATTTATCCAGTTGGATGGTGTGATCTTGTTGATCATAAACTAGAAGGGCCCCGTGTACTCAATAAAAACACTAGTCCTACTG taaAATCACCGAGAGGCCTTAAACGTAAAGCTAAgcgaaaattgaagaaaagcaGTAAAGTTTCCTGCGCGAAAAACATTCTACCTCGTCACAGTGAACGTATTAGTATGGCTCGTGAACGTGAACGAGAAGTAGAGCCTGCCCAGGGAATAAAAATCGAGAGAGAACGTGACTTGGAAAGTTTACCGGAACAAAGAAACAGGGAACCAGAGCCAGCAGAAGAACCAGCTGGGCCTGATCAAACTCTGCCTAGTCCTACTACTGGACAGGGTCAAGCATTAAACGATACTCAAAGTGAAATACAAAACCCTCCACCGCCAAAAGAAAGAACTGCAACAACTTATGTTAAT GTAACATCTGCCACTAATAAGTACATCCCAAGGTTAGCAGATGGTGTTCAAAAAAGTTCTGAATCTGGTGATTTAGTGCCATCTGAATGGAATGTGTTTGATGTTGCACAATTTCTTCGTGTTAATGATTGTGCAACGTATTGCGATAATTTTAGTAGACGTAAAATAGATGGAAAAACTTTGTTGACACTCACTAAGGACCAAATAATAGACCTAACAGGTTTTAAAGTTGGTCCTTCTTTAAAAATATATGATCTTATTCAACAATTGAAAATCAAAGTGAATCCAGCTCAGGAAAGGTTGAAATTAGGATTGAAAAAgttattataa